The Marinilongibacter aquaticus genome has a window encoding:
- the udk gene encoding uridine kinase has protein sequence MAHQKPFVIGITGGSASGKTLFLKSLLEHFTEEEVCLISQDNYYRPNAAIPRDHNGIENYDLPECIDFDQYAKDLESLIEGKSISIPEYTFNNPNAVPKMLEFHTAPILVVEGLFVFHEEQIAKNLDLKVFVDAKEEIKLKRRIARDNVERGYDMDDVIYRWKHHVRPAYDKYIKPTKKVADLVVNNNTHFGLALEILATYLKTKLAQA, from the coding sequence TTGGCTCATCAAAAACCGTTCGTCATAGGAATTACCGGAGGAAGTGCTTCTGGGAAAACACTTTTTCTGAAAAGCTTGTTGGAACATTTCACCGAGGAAGAGGTTTGCCTCATTTCGCAGGACAATTATTATCGCCCCAATGCCGCAATACCGAGAGATCACAACGGTATCGAAAATTACGATTTGCCCGAATGCATCGATTTTGATCAATATGCCAAAGATTTGGAGAGCTTGATTGAAGGGAAATCGATTTCAATTCCCGAGTACACGTTCAACAATCCCAATGCCGTGCCCAAAATGCTGGAATTTCATACCGCACCTATTTTGGTTGTCGAAGGCCTGTTTGTCTTTCATGAAGAGCAAATTGCCAAGAATTTAGACCTGAAGGTTTTTGTGGATGCCAAAGAGGAAATTAAGCTAAAACGCCGTATCGCAAGGGATAATGTAGAGCGAGGATACGATATGGACGACGTGATTTACCGCTGGAAACACCACGTACGCCCAGCCTACGACAAATACATTAAACCCACCAAAAAAGTGGCCGATTTGGTGGTGAATAACAATACACATTTTGGTTTGGCTCTTGAGATTTTGGCGACTTACCTGAAAACCAAATTGGCTCAAGCTTGA
- a CDS encoding M1 family metallopeptidase yields MKKLAWTLVSLSLLLLQQSCVSHHKDQLFLEEGISIELAQHRKAQIGDLSYVLHFDIPKNDTAKIKASELCLVELKHVATDLAFDFQVDSSFVRAVSVNGEEVSPRFEKGHFTVPKAFLKRGQNEIHIDFIAGEQSLNRNPDYLYTLLVPARASTLFPCFDQPDLKARFGLQLEVPALWEVLSGGEILKKSAAVNGRVKYTFAEEKPMSTYLFSFVAGRFSVYEKENMRLLYRENDPEKREASLDSILTLHDQAKGFLSLYTDYPFPFGKLDAACIPGFQYGGMEHVGAIQYRESALFLDENATQTQALRRVKLIAHETAHMWFGDLVTMKWFDDVWMKEVFANFMADKIANPAFPEVNHDLHFFLLHYPSAYSEDRTLGTNPIQQPLKNLKDAGSIYGKIIYDKAPIMMRQLEKAVGNQPFREGVQEYLKAFAYSNASWQDLVAYLDDKSELDLRQWSHVWVSGKGRPNFVGQLAYDKSGKISKFSIAQTVESGKERVWPQSFQVMLVYPNRNVVLNVNSDRQQVRIQEAVGLEKPLDIIYNSNGFGYGVFPLMENLERMPKIKNDLARASAYVNAYEQILNGKLDLAQYYEILKKGLESEQNELILNTISGQLQSLFWRFSEESFRDAECDSLVALSTKLLAIDRPANLKKNYFRLLEDIGYSPFGQKQLFELWAKKRKYKELKLSEDDFTRLAEKLLLYGNPQSELITKRTLASIRNEDERARFTHLLPVLSGSEIQRKAYAEGLENAVNREKESWVLEALHCMHHPLRQKQSQAYLKKSVDLLQEVQQTGDIFFPKAWLEASIGQYHSPEAYRVLQDFLAANPEYPLSLKNKLLQATDNLRRAQNLSLLSVSKP; encoded by the coding sequence ATGAAAAAACTTGCATGGACATTGGTTTCTTTGTCGCTTTTGCTTTTGCAGCAATCTTGTGTTTCACACCACAAAGATCAATTGTTTTTGGAAGAAGGGATCAGCATTGAATTGGCCCAACACCGAAAGGCACAAATCGGTGATTTGAGTTACGTGTTGCATTTCGATATTCCTAAAAACGATACGGCCAAAATCAAAGCCAGTGAGCTCTGCTTGGTTGAACTGAAGCATGTGGCCACCGATTTGGCTTTCGATTTTCAGGTTGATTCTTCGTTTGTGCGGGCTGTGTCGGTCAACGGAGAAGAGGTTTCTCCCCGATTCGAAAAGGGTCATTTTACTGTGCCAAAGGCATTTTTGAAACGCGGTCAGAATGAAATCCATATTGATTTTATTGCGGGCGAACAATCCTTGAACAGGAATCCTGACTATTTGTATACACTGCTTGTGCCCGCTCGTGCCAGCACGCTTTTCCCATGTTTTGATCAGCCCGATCTGAAAGCACGTTTTGGTTTGCAATTGGAAGTGCCAGCACTGTGGGAAGTGCTCTCGGGTGGAGAAATCTTGAAGAAGTCGGCCGCAGTGAATGGCCGCGTGAAATACACATTTGCCGAAGAAAAACCCATGAGTACTTACCTTTTTTCCTTCGTGGCAGGGCGTTTCTCTGTTTACGAAAAGGAAAATATGCGTTTACTCTATCGCGAAAATGACCCCGAGAAGCGAGAAGCCAGCCTCGATTCGATACTAACTTTGCACGATCAGGCCAAAGGTTTTTTGAGCCTGTACACCGATTATCCTTTTCCTTTTGGCAAGCTGGATGCGGCCTGCATTCCGGGCTTTCAATACGGAGGAATGGAGCACGTTGGGGCCATTCAGTACCGAGAATCGGCTTTGTTTTTAGACGAGAATGCAACGCAAACTCAGGCCTTGCGAAGGGTAAAGCTCATTGCCCACGAAACCGCCCACATGTGGTTTGGTGATTTGGTGACCATGAAATGGTTTGACGACGTATGGATGAAAGAGGTATTTGCCAATTTCATGGCCGATAAAATTGCGAATCCTGCCTTTCCTGAAGTAAATCATGATTTGCATTTCTTTCTTTTGCATTATCCTTCGGCCTATAGCGAAGACCGTACATTGGGCACAAACCCGATTCAGCAGCCACTGAAAAATTTGAAGGATGCGGGGTCGATCTACGGGAAAATCATTTACGACAAGGCTCCGATCATGATGCGTCAATTGGAAAAAGCCGTGGGAAATCAACCTTTTCGCGAAGGGGTTCAGGAATACCTGAAGGCTTTTGCTTATTCGAATGCCTCTTGGCAAGATTTGGTTGCGTACTTGGACGACAAAAGTGAGTTGGATCTTCGGCAATGGAGCCACGTTTGGGTGAGTGGCAAAGGCCGGCCGAATTTTGTTGGGCAATTGGCTTACGACAAATCGGGGAAAATTTCCAAATTCAGTATTGCCCAAACCGTGGAGAGCGGAAAAGAAAGGGTGTGGCCGCAAAGTTTTCAGGTGATGTTGGTTTACCCAAACCGCAACGTGGTCTTGAATGTGAATTCAGATAGGCAGCAAGTGCGTATTCAGGAGGCCGTTGGCTTGGAGAAACCTCTGGATATCATTTACAATTCGAATGGGTTTGGCTATGGTGTTTTCCCTTTGATGGAAAATCTCGAACGTATGCCCAAAATCAAGAACGATTTGGCTCGGGCATCGGCATATGTCAATGCCTATGAGCAAATTTTGAACGGCAAGTTGGACCTGGCACAGTATTACGAAATATTGAAAAAGGGCTTGGAATCTGAGCAAAATGAATTGATTCTGAACACCATCAGCGGGCAGTTGCAAAGCCTTTTCTGGCGTTTTTCGGAAGAAAGCTTTCGGGATGCCGAATGCGATTCTTTGGTGGCTTTGAGCACAAAACTGTTGGCAATTGATCGCCCTGCCAACCTCAAAAAGAATTATTTCCGTTTATTGGAAGATATCGGCTATTCCCCTTTTGGGCAAAAGCAACTTTTTGAGCTTTGGGCAAAGAAAAGGAAATACAAAGAGTTGAAATTGAGTGAAGACGATTTCACCCGTTTGGCCGAAAAGCTTTTGTTGTACGGAAACCCGCAAAGCGAGCTAATCACGAAAAGAACTTTGGCTTCGATCAGGAATGAGGACGAACGGGCTCGGTTTACCCATTTGTTGCCTGTGCTTTCGGGTTCGGAGATTCAACGTAAAGCATATGCAGAGGGTTTGGAAAACGCGGTGAATAGAGAAAAGGAGTCGTGGGTTTTGGAAGCCCTGCATTGCATGCATCATCCGCTTCGCCAAAAGCAGTCTCAAGCGTATCTTAAGAAAAGTGTCGATCTTTTGCAGGAAGTACAACAGACGGGGGATATTTTCTTTCCAAAGGCATGGTTAGAAGCCAGTATTGGGCAATATCATTCGCCAGAAGCGTATCGTGTTTTGCAGGATTTTTTGGCTGCGAATCCAGAATATCCGCTCAGTTTGAAAAATAAGCTTTTGCAGGCCACGGATAATTTAAGAAGGGCTCAGAATTTGAGCTTGCTTTCTGTTTCTAAACCTTGA
- a CDS encoding isoaspartyl peptidase/L-asparaginase family protein, translated as MKKVLLLLFLFCSISASAQKKYAIAIHGGAGTILKSRMTPEMEEAYRSKLAEAMNAGYGVLEAGGEAKDAVVAAIQVMEDSPLFNAGKGAVFTHEGRNEMDASIMEGKLLNAGAVAGVRHIKSPISAARAVMEDSPHVLLAGAGAEEFASEKGLELVDTSYFFVQRRWDSLKRILKKDSVQLDHDSKSSMLYSVPEDYKFGTVGCVALDQNGNLAAGTSTGGMTNKRWNRIGDSPIIGAGTYANNKTCAVSCTGHGEYFIRAAVAHDVSALMEYKGLSLKEASEWVVNKKLVEMGGDGGLIAIDAEGNVSQPFNTKGMYRGYKKSDGAMKIAIYDSEEE; from the coding sequence ATGAAAAAAGTACTGCTTTTACTCTTTTTATTTTGCTCAATTTCGGCTTCGGCCCAGAAAAAGTACGCGATTGCCATTCATGGCGGTGCGGGCACCATTTTGAAATCGAGAATGACACCTGAAATGGAAGAGGCCTATCGCAGCAAACTTGCTGAAGCCATGAATGCCGGCTATGGGGTGTTGGAAGCGGGTGGTGAGGCAAAAGATGCCGTAGTAGCGGCCATTCAGGTGATGGAAGATTCTCCGCTTTTCAATGCCGGTAAAGGTGCGGTTTTTACCCATGAAGGGCGAAACGAAATGGATGCGTCCATAATGGAAGGGAAGCTGTTGAATGCAGGGGCTGTGGCCGGGGTTCGGCACATTAAGAGCCCGATTTCGGCAGCTAGAGCGGTGATGGAAGATTCGCCACACGTACTTTTGGCAGGAGCGGGAGCAGAGGAATTTGCTTCGGAAAAGGGGTTGGAGCTCGTCGATACCAGTTATTTTTTTGTACAGAGGCGTTGGGATTCGTTAAAACGAATCTTGAAAAAGGATTCTGTGCAATTGGATCACGACAGCAAGTCTTCCATGCTGTACAGTGTGCCCGAAGATTATAAATTTGGAACTGTGGGCTGTGTGGCTTTAGACCAAAACGGCAATTTGGCCGCGGGTACTTCCACAGGCGGAATGACGAACAAAAGGTGGAATCGCATTGGTGATTCGCCAATAATCGGAGCAGGAACGTACGCGAACAACAAAACTTGTGCGGTGTCGTGTACAGGCCATGGCGAATATTTTATCCGTGCCGCAGTGGCCCACGATGTGTCGGCTTTGATGGAATACAAAGGTTTGAGCCTAAAAGAGGCCTCTGAATGGGTAGTGAATAAAAAACTAGTGGAAATGGGTGGCGACGGCGGCTTGATTGCCATCGATGCGGAAGGAAATGTAAGCCAACCTTTTAACACAAAAGGCATGTACCGGGGCTATAAAAAGTCGGACGGGGCAATGAAAATTGCGATATATGATTCAGAAGAGGAGTGA
- a CDS encoding M81 family metallopeptidase codes for MRKLLFFLLSIIGLSACSDSGTASKPKIAIAGLAIESSTFSPAVSTVESFYVRRGDEIMENYPFFAPDSTLSTAAEWVPTLTGKAIPGGAVSKEAYDSLVTETITLLKANAPYDGLFFDIHGAMSVIGLEDPEGDFIEKIREALGYDMLISTSMDLHGNVSQSLAQNSDLITCYRMAPHEDAIDSKRRAVENLVDRLKSGKGKPKYKAWIPVPILLPGEKTSTRVEPAKSLYAEVPPVTEDPEIVDAAIWVGYAWADEPRNHAVVMVTGDNEEKVSQAAEKLAQHFWDVRKEFEFVAPVGSLKESLDQAVKSDKEPFMISDSGDNPTAGGAGDVTWTITEILKRPEFKSEDGPSLIYASIPGPELVEQAIKAGVGGKVDGYAGAKVDDRYAPPVHLVGTVEAIKEGDRAAEIEVVIRVGSVHAIVTKKRKPYHYAQDFTDLGLDPRKTNIVVVKIGYLVPELYDMRGDWIMALTPGGVDQDLLRLPYKGINRPMYPLDPDMDDPDLSARIIPTSGK; via the coding sequence ATGCGAAAATTACTTTTCTTTTTATTGTCAATAATTGGCCTTTCGGCCTGTTCCGATTCCGGAACGGCAAGCAAGCCTAAAATCGCCATTGCCGGACTGGCCATTGAATCCAGCACCTTTTCTCCGGCAGTCAGTACGGTAGAGAGTTTCTATGTTCGTCGAGGTGATGAAATCATGGAAAATTACCCTTTCTTCGCCCCAGACTCTACACTGAGTACTGCAGCCGAATGGGTGCCTACACTTACGGGCAAAGCCATACCTGGCGGAGCCGTGAGCAAAGAGGCTTACGATTCTCTGGTCACCGAAACCATTACTCTACTGAAAGCCAATGCTCCTTACGATGGCCTCTTTTTCGACATCCACGGTGCCATGAGCGTAATCGGCCTTGAAGATCCCGAAGGTGATTTTATCGAAAAAATACGGGAAGCCTTGGGTTACGACATGCTCATATCCACTTCAATGGATTTGCACGGGAACGTCTCACAAAGCTTAGCCCAAAACTCTGACCTTATCACTTGTTACCGCATGGCTCCGCACGAAGACGCCATCGACTCGAAGAGAAGAGCTGTGGAAAACTTGGTGGATCGCCTAAAAAGCGGCAAAGGCAAACCGAAATATAAAGCTTGGATCCCGGTACCCATCCTATTGCCCGGCGAGAAAACGAGCACCCGTGTAGAACCTGCAAAAAGCCTGTATGCGGAAGTGCCTCCGGTAACGGAAGACCCGGAAATTGTCGATGCCGCCATATGGGTGGGCTACGCTTGGGCAGATGAGCCCAGAAACCATGCCGTGGTGATGGTTACGGGTGACAACGAAGAAAAAGTAAGTCAAGCCGCAGAAAAATTGGCTCAACATTTCTGGGATGTACGAAAAGAATTTGAATTTGTAGCCCCTGTGGGTTCTTTGAAAGAAAGCCTGGACCAAGCCGTAAAAAGCGATAAAGAACCTTTCATGATTAGCGATTCGGGGGATAATCCCACTGCTGGTGGTGCAGGTGATGTCACTTGGACAATCACCGAAATTTTGAAACGCCCAGAGTTCAAATCGGAAGATGGCCCTTCTTTAATCTATGCCTCTATTCCCGGTCCTGAATTGGTCGAGCAGGCCATTAAGGCTGGTGTTGGCGGAAAAGTGGATGGGTACGCCGGAGCAAAAGTGGATGACCGCTACGCTCCACCCGTACACCTTGTGGGCACCGTAGAAGCCATCAAAGAAGGAGACCGTGCTGCGGAAATAGAAGTGGTGATCCGAGTAGGCTCGGTGCACGCTATCGTGACCAAAAAACGCAAGCCATATCATTATGCACAAGACTTCACCGACTTGGGCTTGGATCCTCGAAAAACAAATATTGTTGTGGTCAAAATCGGTTATCTAGTACCCGAACTTTACGATATGCGAGGCGACTGGATCATGGCCCTAACGCCCGGTGGTGTAGACCAAGACCTGCTTCGTTTGCCCTACAAAGGCATCAATCGCCCGATGTACCCGCTCGATCCAGACATGGACGATCCCGATTTATCGGCAAGAATTATTCCCACATCCGGGAAATAA
- a CDS encoding MerC domain-containing protein, with the protein MAKILYKFGLGMSVLCAIHCLAMPFVLVFMPILAEEFLSESMEMVLVGSSLVLGVIFLLRDYRIYQMKSPLGVFSLSVLFFVAHLFSQNHLWLSLGSFTMAAAYLLNWYWQRKACSH; encoded by the coding sequence ATGGCGAAAATATTGTATAAGTTTGGTTTGGGGATGTCTGTACTTTGTGCAATTCATTGCTTGGCCATGCCTTTTGTTTTGGTTTTCATGCCAATTCTGGCGGAGGAGTTTTTATCCGAAAGCATGGAAATGGTTTTGGTGGGTTCCAGTTTGGTGCTTGGCGTGATTTTCTTGCTTCGTGATTACAGGATATATCAAATGAAAAGCCCTTTGGGCGTGTTTTCTTTGTCGGTTTTGTTTTTTGTGGCCCATCTTTTCTCGCAAAATCACCTGTGGTTGAGCTTGGGTTCTTTCACTATGGCCGCCGCCTATCTGCTCAATTGGTATTGGCAAAGAAAAGCCTGTTCGCATTAA
- a CDS encoding acetyl-CoA C-acyltransferase — translation MNAYIIKGFRTAVGKASRGGLRFTRPDDLAAENIKYLLAQVPELDPARVDDVIVGNAVPEAEQGMQMARYISLLALGKQVPGITINRYCGSGLEAIAIASAKINAGMADCIIAGGTESMSMVPTMGWKTALNYKIAKEHPDYYLGMGLTAEQVAQDYKIGREEQDEFAFRSHQKALHAQENGLFEEEIVPIKVEETYFDQNSGKKKTKEYVVKKDEGPRADTSKEALAKLRPVFAANGSVTAGNSSQTSDGAAFVIVMSESMVKELKLEPVARLLSYAVAGVEPRIMGIGPVAAVPKALKQADLALKDIEQIELNEAFAAQSLAVIKELDLNPDIVNPNGGAIALGHALGSTGARLSVQLFNEMRRRKQKYGMVTACVGGGQGVAGIYELLK, via the coding sequence ATGAACGCATATATCATAAAAGGATTCCGCACCGCCGTAGGAAAAGCTTCCCGCGGGGGACTCCGCTTTACCCGCCCCGATGACTTGGCCGCCGAAAATATAAAATATCTTCTGGCCCAAGTGCCCGAACTCGATCCGGCACGTGTTGATGACGTGATTGTGGGAAACGCCGTCCCTGAAGCCGAACAAGGCATGCAAATGGCCCGTTACATTTCCCTTTTGGCCCTTGGCAAACAAGTGCCCGGAATTACCATCAACCGCTACTGTGGCTCGGGTTTGGAAGCCATTGCTATCGCTTCTGCAAAAATCAATGCAGGCATGGCCGATTGCATCATCGCCGGCGGTACAGAGTCGATGTCTATGGTGCCCACTATGGGCTGGAAAACGGCTCTGAATTATAAAATCGCCAAAGAACATCCGGATTATTATCTTGGAATGGGGCTTACGGCCGAACAAGTAGCCCAAGATTATAAAATTGGCCGCGAGGAACAAGACGAGTTCGCTTTTCGCTCGCATCAAAAGGCATTACATGCTCAAGAAAACGGCCTTTTCGAAGAAGAGATCGTACCCATCAAAGTGGAAGAAACCTATTTCGACCAAAATTCTGGAAAGAAAAAAACGAAAGAATATGTAGTTAAAAAAGATGAAGGTCCACGTGCCGACACTTCTAAAGAAGCTCTTGCCAAACTTCGTCCAGTTTTTGCCGCCAATGGATCGGTAACCGCTGGAAATTCTTCCCAAACTTCAGATGGAGCAGCATTTGTAATCGTGATGTCCGAAAGCATGGTCAAAGAATTGAAATTGGAACCTGTAGCCCGTTTGCTTTCTTATGCAGTTGCAGGTGTTGAACCCCGTATTATGGGTATAGGCCCTGTTGCCGCGGTGCCCAAAGCCCTGAAGCAAGCCGATTTGGCTTTGAAAGATATTGAGCAAATTGAACTCAACGAAGCCTTTGCCGCACAGTCGTTGGCGGTGATCAAAGAATTGGACTTGAACCCAGACATCGTGAACCCAAATGGTGGAGCCATTGCCCTTGGGCACGCTTTGGGCTCTACAGGAGCAAGGCTTTCCGTTCAGCTTTTCAACGAAATGCGAAGAAGAAAGCAAAAATACGGCATGGTGACGGCTTGTGTGGGCGGCGGTCAAGGTGTGGCCGGCATTTATGAATTGCTGAAATAA
- a CDS encoding 3-hydroxyacyl-CoA dehydrogenase/enoyl-CoA hydratase family protein encodes MQRKINKIAVLGAGIMGSRIALHFANIGCQVLLMDMVPKSLLPDEEAKGLTLESPQIRNRIVHELFFKTLKAKPDPAYTKEVASRISLGNFDDDMSKIAQVDWIIEVVVERLDIKKLIYDKVEAHRKPGTLVTSNTSGIPIHLMCEGRSEDFQAHFCGTHFFNPPRYLRLLEIIPGPKTQVEIIDFLMHYGDLYLGKQTVLCKDTPAFIANRLGIYAMVQTIRTAQEMGLSVEEVDKLTGPVVGRPKSGTFRLSDVVGLDTTVNVCNNLKGILKTDESVAAFKLPEIMAKLMENKWLGDKTGQGFYKKIKDEKGKSVILALDFDTMEYRPSEKAQFETLNATKSIDRLAPRFPVLLKGKDKAGAFYRKTFTDTFKYASHRIPEIADELFRVDDAIKAGFGWQMGVFETVDAIGLKSFVEIAEGEDHKPAQWVYDMLDAGFESFYRIEKGQQLYYDIPSKSYKPIPGTEGLIILDNIRKTNVVWENSGASLFDLGDGILGVEFHSKMNTFGAEVIEGLNKAYSLAEKDFRGLVIGNDDPQAFSAGANLAVLFMYAIEQEFDEINMIIAQFQQTMMRARYSSIPVVTAAHSLTLGGGCELNLHADKIVAAAETYMGLVEVGVGVIPGGGGTKEMALRCSDEYHPGDAELNILQSAFMNIAQAKVSTSAHEAMQMNYLKAGRDQIVLNRARLLAEAKQAAIELADNGYTQPVKRNDIKVQGRAGIALFKAGIKAMRLGNYISDHDALIADKLAYVICGGDLSYAQPVSEDYLLDLEREAFLSLCGERKTLERMQGLLTGGKPPRN; translated from the coding sequence ATGCAAAGAAAAATTAACAAGATCGCCGTACTGGGTGCCGGAATAATGGGAAGCCGAATTGCCCTTCACTTCGCCAATATTGGATGCCAAGTATTGCTGATGGACATGGTGCCCAAATCGCTTCTCCCCGATGAAGAGGCCAAAGGGCTTACTTTGGAATCGCCTCAAATAAGAAATCGCATAGTGCACGAGCTTTTCTTTAAAACCTTGAAAGCAAAGCCCGATCCTGCCTACACCAAAGAGGTAGCTTCGCGAATAAGCTTGGGTAATTTTGATGACGATATGTCCAAAATTGCTCAAGTCGATTGGATTATCGAAGTGGTGGTGGAAAGACTGGATATCAAGAAGTTGATTTATGACAAAGTCGAGGCTCACCGCAAACCGGGTACGCTTGTAACCTCAAACACATCGGGCATTCCCATACATTTGATGTGTGAAGGAAGAAGTGAAGATTTTCAGGCTCATTTTTGCGGTACACACTTTTTCAACCCTCCGCGTTATCTCCGTTTACTCGAAATCATTCCTGGGCCGAAAACGCAAGTCGAGATCATTGATTTCCTCATGCACTACGGCGATTTGTACCTCGGCAAGCAAACCGTACTTTGCAAAGATACGCCCGCTTTTATTGCCAACAGGCTAGGAATCTACGCCATGGTACAAACCATTCGCACGGCCCAAGAAATGGGGCTTAGTGTAGAAGAAGTTGACAAACTTACAGGGCCCGTTGTGGGGCGTCCCAAATCGGGCACATTCCGCCTTTCCGACGTAGTCGGTTTAGACACAACCGTGAATGTCTGCAACAATTTGAAAGGTATTTTGAAAACCGACGAATCGGTCGCGGCTTTCAAATTGCCCGAAATCATGGCCAAATTGATGGAGAACAAATGGCTCGGAGATAAAACGGGACAAGGTTTCTATAAAAAGATAAAGGACGAAAAAGGGAAATCCGTCATTCTGGCTCTCGATTTCGATACAATGGAGTATAGGCCGAGCGAAAAGGCACAATTTGAGACATTGAACGCCACTAAATCCATCGATCGTCTCGCTCCGCGTTTCCCTGTTCTCTTGAAAGGCAAAGACAAGGCCGGTGCATTTTACCGCAAGACTTTCACAGATACATTCAAATACGCAAGCCACAGAATTCCCGAAATTGCCGACGAGCTGTTTCGGGTAGACGACGCCATCAAAGCAGGCTTTGGTTGGCAGATGGGCGTTTTCGAAACCGTAGATGCCATTGGGCTCAAAAGCTTTGTAGAAATAGCCGAAGGGGAAGACCATAAACCTGCTCAGTGGGTTTACGATATGCTCGATGCCGGATTCGAATCCTTTTACCGTATCGAAAAGGGGCAACAGCTCTATTACGACATTCCTAGCAAGTCTTACAAACCAATTCCCGGTACAGAAGGCTTGATTATTTTGGACAATATCCGAAAAACCAATGTGGTTTGGGAGAACAGCGGAGCCTCTTTGTTCGATCTAGGCGACGGCATTCTTGGTGTTGAATTCCACAGTAAAATGAATACCTTCGGTGCGGAGGTCATTGAAGGTTTGAACAAAGCCTACAGTTTGGCCGAAAAAGATTTTCGCGGTCTTGTGATCGGTAACGACGACCCACAAGCCTTTTCTGCAGGAGCCAATCTTGCTGTTTTGTTCATGTATGCCATCGAGCAAGAATTCGACGAAATCAACATGATTATTGCTCAATTCCAGCAAACCATGATGAGGGCCCGCTACTCTTCAATACCCGTGGTGACGGCTGCACACTCCTTGACTCTTGGCGGGGGGTGCGAACTCAACCTTCACGCCGACAAAATAGTGGCCGCTGCCGAAACGTATATGGGCCTTGTGGAAGTAGGCGTGGGCGTGATACCCGGCGGTGGCGGGACAAAAGAAATGGCTCTTCGTTGCTCGGATGAATATCACCCAGGCGATGCCGAACTGAACATTTTGCAATCGGCATTCATGAACATCGCTCAGGCTAAAGTTTCTACTTCTGCCCATGAAGCCATGCAAATGAATTACCTGAAGGCGGGTCGCGATCAAATTGTGCTGAATAGAGCCCGACTTTTAGCAGAAGCCAAACAAGCGGCCATCGAACTGGCAGACAATGGTTATACCCAACCCGTCAAAAGAAACGACATCAAGGTGCAGGGGCGTGCAGGTATCGCCCTTTTCAAGGCGGGAATCAAAGCCATGCGATTGGGCAACTACATTTCTGATCACGATGCCCTCATTGCCGATAAATTGGCTTATGTGATTTGTGGTGGCGATTTAAGCTATGCTCAGCCTGTTAGCGAAGATTATTTGCTTGATCTGGAACGCGAGGCCTTTTTAAGCCTATGCGGCGAACGCAAAACGCTCGAAAGAATGCAAGGACTTTTGACTGGCGGTAAGCCCCCAAGAAATTAA